The genomic window GCCATGTCAAACCACGCTCCGTCCGCCCGTTTCGTGCTGCTCACGGCCTCCGCGACCTGCGCGCTGATCACGCTCGACACCAATGTCGTCGCGGTGGCGCTGCCGTCGATTGCGCGCGATTTCCACGCCGGTTTCGCCGATGTCGAATGGGTCGTCAGCGCCTATATGGTCGCGTTCGCCGCCTGTCTGCTGCCGGCCGGCGCGCTCGCCGACCGCATCGGCCGCAAGAAGATGCTCATCGCGGGGCTCGCCGTGTTCCTGCTCGCGTCGCTCGGTTGCGGACTCGCGCCGTCGGCGCTGGCGTTGAATGTCGCGCGGGCGGCGAAGGGCGTCGGCGCGGCGATGTTGCTGACGTCGGCGCTGGCGATCATCGCCAACACATTCCACGAAGGCGCGGCGCGCGCCCGCGCGTGGGCCGTGTGGGGCACATGCATGGGCGTCTCGACGACCATCGCGCCGCTCGTCGGCGGCGTCATCACGCAATGGGCGGGCTGGCGCTGGATCTTTCTGATGAACCTGCCGATCTGCGCGGTGCTTGCCGTGTGCGCGTGGCGCGGCATGCGCGATTCGCGCAATCCGCACGCAGGCGCGCTCGATCTCGCCGGCAGCGCGCTGTTCGCCGCCGCGCTCGCGCTCGGTATCTGGGCGCTGATCGACGCGCAAAGCGACGGCTGGGCGAACTGGCGCACCGAAGCGCGCCTCGCCGCGTGCGCGGTGCTGTTCGCCGTGTTCGTGCGCGTGCAGCGCAGCCGGACGCACGCGATGATCGACCTCGCGCTGTTTCGCCAGCCGCGTTTCGTCGCCGCCGTCCTCGCGATGTTCGGCTACGCCGCCTGCGCCCAGGTCATGATGACCTTCCTGCCGCTCTATTTGCAGAACGCGTTCGGCCTGCCGGCGGTGCGCGCGGGCATCGGCATGTTGCCGTTTGCGATTGCGATGGTCGTCGGTCCCCGCATCGGCGCATCGCTCGGCAGGCGCGTGCCGCCGATGGCGCTGCTGACGCTCGGCCTCGCGACCATCGGCGTGGGCAACCTGATGACGGCGCTTTTCGCGGGCATGTCGAGCTATGCGCTGATCGCGCTCGGGATGATCGTCACCGGACTCGGGGCGGGCGTGCTCAACGGCGACACGCAAAAGGCGATCATGGCGTGCGTGCCGACGCATCGCACCGGCATGGCTTCCGGCATCAGCACGACGACGCGCTTCACCGCGATCGTCACTTCCGTGGGCGTGCTGGGCGCAGTCCTCGCGAGCCGCACGCACGCTGCACTCGACGCGCACGCGGGCACGCTCGCCGATCCGAAATCCGTTCTCGATGCGAGCTTCCTTTCGCGTCTGCTCGCGGGCGATCTCGCCCACGCGGGCGAAAGCCTGAACGGCGCGGCGGGTGCGGCAATTGTGCGGCTCGCGCGCGAGAGTTTTGCGAGCGGCTTTGCCGCCGCGCTCGGCGTGGCGGGCGTGTGCGCGCTGACGGTTGCGGCGGCGGTGTGGCTGCTCGCGGGACGCACGCAGAGCGACGACGCCTCGGATTCGACACCCGAAGCGGGCTCGGCGCTGGCTGAATAGCGCGACGCGATGATCGTCTCCCATCCCACCACGAACACCCTCAACTAAATCGATACAGCGGGAAAATACCTATGTGTCGATCTCGCTGACGTGTTTACTGTATCGATACACTAAATCGATACAGTCGCGACGAAAGCATCGCGAACTCATCACGCACTCGTCCGCGCTCGCGGCATCCAGCATCCAGGAGACACACCATGCAATCGATTTCCCGGCGACGCTTCATCCAGACGGCCTCGGCGGCGTCGCTCGCGGCGGTGGGCGGCACATTGCCGACGCTCGCCCGCGCGCAGCCCGTGGTCACGCTGCGCCTTTCGTCGTCGATGCCGGCCAACGAAAACGCCGCGCATTACGTCTGGTATCAGAATCTCGCGGCGAATCTGAAGTCGAGCGTAGGCGATCAGATCCGCATCGACTATTTCCCGAACAGCCAGCTTGGCAAGGAAAGCGATGTCGTGCAGCAGGTGAAGGTCGGCGCGGTCGACATGATGGTGACCGGCTCGTCGATCTGGGCGACCGTGCTGCCCGAACTCGGCATGCTGGACCTGGGCTATGTGTTCGACGGCTTCGATCACGTCGGCCGCGCGATGGACGGCACCGTCGGCAAGTCGTTCGACGATCTGCTGCAAAAGCGCGCCGGCTGCTCGGTCGTGACGTGGGGCTATTCCTTCGGCGGGCGCAACGTCTTCACGAAGAAGCCCGCGCATTCGCTCGCGGATATCAAGGGCGTCAAGCTGCGCGTGCTGCCGACGCCCGCGTTCATGGAAACCTTCCGGCTGATGGGCGCGGTGCCGACGCCCATTCCGATCGGCGAGTTGTACATGGCGGCGCAGACCGGCGTCGTCGACGGCTTCGAGCACGATTGCGCGACCGTGCTCGCGAGCAAGTACGACGAGGTCGTGAAATCGTGCTGGCAGACCAATCACGTGTTCAGTCCGCTCGTCGTCGTGATGGGGCGGCGCGCGCTCGCGAAGATTCCGGAGAATCTGCGCCCGGCGTTCCAGAAAGCCGCGCAGGACGCGACCGTCAAGCAGCGCGCCGTCGCGATCCAGACCGCCGCGAGCGCCGAGCAGGAGCTGAAGAAGCGCGGCATGACCTTCTTCCCGATGTCGCAGGCCGACCGCGACACCACGCGCCGCGAAATGCAATCGCAGTTGTATGCGAGCTTCGCGAAGCAGTATCCGGCGACCGCGCCGCTCTTCACGGCGATCGCCGCCGCACGAGGCTGAGACGCCATGACCACCTTTTCCGCGACTCCCGGACCCGAAGCGTCACTCGCCGCGCCGGGCTTCGGCCGGGACACTGCGCTTGCGCGCGGCCTGGCCGTCCTCATGCACTGGATCGAATATCTGTGCGCGGCCGTGCTCGCGGCCGATGTGATCGTGGTGTTCGTCTCCGTCGTCTATCGCTATTTTCTGCACGATCCCGTCGACTGGGCCGAGGAAGTCGCCCGCGCATTGATGATCGTGCTCGTGTTCTTCGGCGCGGCGACCGTGCTCGGGCGCAGTCAGCACGTTGGCGTCGATCTGTTTCGCGGCGCGCTGCCCGCGCGCTGGCAGCCCGCGCTCGTGCATGCGGGACACTGGATCATCGCGGGCGTCGCGGGCAATCTGTGCGTGTCGTCGTGCCTGCTGCTCGTCGATTCGTACGGCCAGATGACGCCGAGCGGCCTGCCCGCGTGGATCAACGTTTATCCGCTCGTCGCGGGCGGCGTGTTCATGGCGGTGTTTGCGCTCGCCAATGCGCTCAACGGACCGCGCAAGACCGTGCTCGGCACGCTGCTCGGATGCGCGCTGCTCGCTGCGGCGCTGTTCGCATGGAACGCCTTCGTGCCCGCGCACGCGGTGAAGCCGGGCTTTCTGCTGGCGGCGGGCTTCGTGCTCGGGCTGGTGCTCGGCGTGCCGATCGGCTTCGTGCTCGCTTTCTCGGCGCTGCTGTATTTCCTCGCGGAGCCGTCGCTGCCGCTGCTCGTCTACTCGCAACAAGTCATGGCCGGCACCGATCACTTCGTGCTGCTGGCCATTCCGTTCTTCGTGCTCGCCGGGCTGCTGATGGAGAGCAACGGCATGTCGTCGCGGCTGATCGAACTGTTGCTGCGCATGTTCGGACGCGTGCGCGGCGGCCTCGGCCTCATCACCATCCTGGCGACGGCGTTCTTCTCCGGCGTATCAGGCTCGAAGCTCGCGGATATCGCGGCGGTCGGCGGCGTCGTGATGCCCGCCGTGCGCCAGAGCCGCCAGGACCCGAACGAGGCCGCGGCGCTGCTCGCCTGCAGCGCGGTGATGGCGGAAACCATTCCGCCGTGCGTGAACATGATCATCATGGGCTTCGTCGCGAATATCTCGATCGCCGGGTTGTTTCTCGCGGGCGTCGTGCCGGCGGCGGTGCTGGCGCTCGCGCTCGCGGTCGTCGCGGTGATTTTCGGCAAGCGTATCGATATCGCCACGGCGCTCACGAATCCGCGCGCCTGGCTGCCGTTGCTCGGCGGCGCGCTCGTCGCGCTCGTGATGATCACGATGATCGGCAAGGGCGTGACCTCGGGCATCGCGACATCGACGGAAGTGTCCGCGTTCGCCGTGGTCTATGCGCTCGTCGTCGGCTGGCTCGCGTTCCGCGAACTCACGCCGAAGTCGGTGGCGCGCGTGTTCGTGCGCTCGGCGTCGATGGCGAGCAGCATTCTGTTCATTGTCGCGGCGGCGTCGAGCGTGTCGTTCGCATTGACCATCGAGCAGATTCCCGCGCTCGTCTCCGACGCGATGATTGCCTTCGCGCACCAGTACGGCCCGACGATGTTCCTGCTGCTCTCCGTGCTCATCATGATCGTGTTCGGCGCGGTGCTCGAAGGCGCGCCCGCGCTGATCATCTTCGGGCCGCTGCTCACGCCGATCGCGACGCAGCTCGGCATCAATCCGCTGCATTTCGGCACCGTGATTGTCGTCGCAATGGGGCTCGGGCTGTTCGCGCCGCCCGTCGGTCTCGGACTGTTCGCCACCTGCGCGATCACCGGCACCGACATGAAAGCCGTCGCGCGCCCGATGATGAAATATCTGGTGGTGCTGTGCGTCGCGCTTGTGGTACTCATTCTCGTGCCATCGTTTTCTCTGTGGCTGCCGACCCGGCTCGGCCTGTAGCCGGATGTTGAACCCCGTTATGAGCACCATTCAGGACGTCGCCCGCCACGCCGGCGTTTCCGTCAGCACCGTGTCGAACGTGCTCAACGGCCGCACGGACCAGATGCGCCAGGAAACGCTGGCGCGCGTGCAGGCCGCGATGAGCGCGCTGCAATACCGCCCGAGCACGCTCGCGCGGCAGCTCAAGACCGGCCAGACGCCGCTCGTGGGGCTGCTCGTGCCGTCGATCGCCAATCCGATGTACGGGTATATCGCCCGCGAAGTCGAGACCTACGCGCAGGAGCGTTACGGGTATCGCGTGCTGATCGGCAACACGTATCGCGATCCGGCGAAGGAAGCGTCGTTCTTCGAGGATCTGCTCGCGCACGGCGTGCGGCGCGTGATCGTGATTTCGTCGCTTGCGGACGAACGCCATCTCGAAACCGCCGCCGAGCGCGGCATGGTCGTCGTGAGCTACGACCGGCGCGCGAACGAAGGCGAAACGACGCGCGTCGATCACGTCACGCCGGACAACTTCGAGGCCGCGCGCATCGCGACGCGCCATCTGATTTCGCGCGGCCACACGCGGCTCGGCTACGCGACGCTCGCGGGCCTCACGCTCTCGCGCCGCGACAAGATTCGCGGTTTTCTTGCGGCGGCGGAGGAAGCGGGTTTGTCGGCGGATGCGCGCGTGCTCGACAGCGGTCCGGTGAACGAATACGGCGATTCGATGATCGCCGAAAACGGCCGCGCGCTCGCCCGCCAGCTTGCGAGCGACGCGAACCGGCCGACCGGCATCGTCGCGGTGAACGATCTGATGGCGCTCGGCCTGATGGCCGGCTTGCGCGAATCGGGTTTGCGCGTGCCGGAGGATGTGTCGGTCGTCGGCATGGACGGACACTTTCTCGCGGCGATTTCGAATCCGGCGCTCACGACCGTGCAGCTT from Caballeronia insecticola includes these protein-coding regions:
- a CDS encoding MFS transporter, with protein sequence MSNHAPSARFVLLTASATCALITLDTNVVAVALPSIARDFHAGFADVEWVVSAYMVAFAACLLPAGALADRIGRKKMLIAGLAVFLLASLGCGLAPSALALNVARAAKGVGAAMLLTSALAIIANTFHEGAARARAWAVWGTCMGVSTTIAPLVGGVITQWAGWRWIFLMNLPICAVLAVCAWRGMRDSRNPHAGALDLAGSALFAAALALGIWALIDAQSDGWANWRTEARLAACAVLFAVFVRVQRSRTHAMIDLALFRQPRFVAAVLAMFGYAACAQVMMTFLPLYLQNAFGLPAVRAGIGMLPFAIAMVVGPRIGASLGRRVPPMALLTLGLATIGVGNLMTALFAGMSSYALIALGMIVTGLGAGVLNGDTQKAIMACVPTHRTGMASGISTTTRFTAIVTSVGVLGAVLASRTHAALDAHAGTLADPKSVLDASFLSRLLAGDLAHAGESLNGAAGAAIVRLARESFASGFAAALGVAGVCALTVAAAVWLLAGRTQSDDASDSTPEAGSALAE
- a CDS encoding TRAP transporter substrate-binding protein encodes the protein MQSISRRRFIQTASAASLAAVGGTLPTLARAQPVVTLRLSSSMPANENAAHYVWYQNLAANLKSSVGDQIRIDYFPNSQLGKESDVVQQVKVGAVDMMVTGSSIWATVLPELGMLDLGYVFDGFDHVGRAMDGTVGKSFDDLLQKRAGCSVVTWGYSFGGRNVFTKKPAHSLADIKGVKLRVLPTPAFMETFRLMGAVPTPIPIGELYMAAQTGVVDGFEHDCATVLASKYDEVVKSCWQTNHVFSPLVVVMGRRALAKIPENLRPAFQKAAQDATVKQRAVAIQTAASAEQELKKRGMTFFPMSQADRDTTRREMQSQLYASFAKQYPATAPLFTAIAAARG
- a CDS encoding TRAP transporter large permease, whose product is MTTFSATPGPEASLAAPGFGRDTALARGLAVLMHWIEYLCAAVLAADVIVVFVSVVYRYFLHDPVDWAEEVARALMIVLVFFGAATVLGRSQHVGVDLFRGALPARWQPALVHAGHWIIAGVAGNLCVSSCLLLVDSYGQMTPSGLPAWINVYPLVAGGVFMAVFALANALNGPRKTVLGTLLGCALLAAALFAWNAFVPAHAVKPGFLLAAGFVLGLVLGVPIGFVLAFSALLYFLAEPSLPLLVYSQQVMAGTDHFVLLAIPFFVLAGLLMESNGMSSRLIELLLRMFGRVRGGLGLITILATAFFSGVSGSKLADIAAVGGVVMPAVRQSRQDPNEAAALLACSAVMAETIPPCVNMIIMGFVANISIAGLFLAGVVPAAVLALALAVVAVIFGKRIDIATALTNPRAWLPLLGGALVALVMITMIGKGVTSGIATSTEVSAFAVVYALVVGWLAFRELTPKSVARVFVRSASMASSILFIVAAASSVSFALTIEQIPALVSDAMIAFAHQYGPTMFLLLSVLIMIVFGAVLEGAPALIIFGPLLTPIATQLGINPLHFGTVIVVAMGLGLFAPPVGLGLFATCAITGTDMKAVARPMMKYLVVLCVALVVLILVPSFSLWLPTRLGL
- a CDS encoding LacI family DNA-binding transcriptional regulator, with translation MSTIQDVARHAGVSVSTVSNVLNGRTDQMRQETLARVQAAMSALQYRPSTLARQLKTGQTPLVGLLVPSIANPMYGYIAREVETYAQERYGYRVLIGNTYRDPAKEASFFEDLLAHGVRRVIVISSLADERHLETAAERGMVVVSYDRRANEGETTRVDHVTPDNFEAARIATRHLISRGHTRLGYATLAGLTLSRRDKIRGFLAAAEEAGLSADARVLDSGPVNEYGDSMIAENGRALARQLASDANRPTGIVAVNDLMALGLMAGLRESGLRVPEDVSVVGMDGHFLAAISNPALTTVQLPVPAMAAAMVERAMRPSDQALPDPQQALFTDITLVERESVAPPP